The stretch of DNA GAGTAGGCAGCCAGCAGGCGATGGAACAGGTTGAAGCCTGCGCCAGCGCGCTGGGGATGGAAACCGGCGCGAGCCGGGAAGCGGTGATGCACGCCTGGTGCAGCATGGACAAGCTGTTAGGGATGTCCGGCACTCAGGTTGCCGCCGACGTTTGTATTGCCGCAGGCGTTTCCGGCGCACCTGCCTTTATCAGCGGCATTGCCCACAGCCGGTTTATCGTCGCTATTAACAGCGACCCACAGGCGGCAATTTTTCGCCATGCCGACGTGGGGATTGTGGACGACCTGCTGCCGGTGTTAGCCGAGCTGCAAAACTGCGTCAGGGAAGATATTTAGCCAACTGCCAGACGCCGGTATTGGTGGTTGAGATAGCCAGCGCGCCGGCGTTCAGGGCGTTGTTAGCATCCTCCGCGTCACACACCAGGCCGCCCGCTATCACCGGCAGGTCGATTTTCTCCGTCACCCACTTCATCACCTTCGGCATGCAGCCGGGCAGTATTTCAATGCAGTCCGGGTTTGACTGCGCGATCTGCTTATCGATGTTGTGATAAGAGATAGAGTCGACGATAAACAGCCGGTGAATGGCAAAGAACCCCTGCGCCCTGGCCGCTTTCACCATCGGTGCCTTGGTGCTGATCACGCCATCGGCCTGGGTCACCAGCTTCAGGAAGTTAATCACAATTTCTTTATTCGACGTGCCTTCCAGTAAATCGACGTGCACCAGCGCGTATTTGTTCGCTTTTTTAATCTGCTGCACGATGCCGGTAATCGTGCAGATATTGCCGTACAGCACGGAAATAACCTGGCAGTCGGACTCCAGCGCCAGCTGCAGGCTCTGGTTATCTTTTACCGCTGCAATCAGCGGATGTTGTTTGAGTAGGGACATCAGGGACACAGCTTGAACTCCATTAACCAAAGCGTAATTGGATGCCGCAGCCGGCGGGCGGGTAGCGCCAGCGGCTGAGGGTTTGTTCGTCGCAAAGCAGGCGGCATGTGCCGCACTCCAGGCAGCCGGTATTATCAATCTGCAGGCTGCCGTCTTCCTTCTGGCGGTATAACCCTGCGGGGCAGGCGCGTACCAGCAGGGCAAGGCTTTCTCTGTCGGGGCTGTCTGCAGGAACAATGTGCGGTTTCTCTGCGGGTTGCCAGGCGTTCTTTGCCAGTTTCTCATGCAGGTTCACAGGCTGCGTCCTCCGTGAAAAATGTCTTTAACCAGCCGGGAAATACCGGCCCTGCGGGCATGCTTCCACAGCAGGCTGCCGAGGCGGGGTGGCGGTGAACTTTGGGGATCAAAGATATCACGCTGCAGCTCGGCCAGCAGGTGCGGATAGTCCTGAAACAGCCCTGGCGTTTGTAAAAAATCGGGCATTTTGCGGTAGCGCTCCAGCACACCCCACAGCGTAGTGCGCTCCAGCTGCTGGCGATAAACCTGATTAAGATCGACACTTTCATTTTCCTGCAGCGCTTGAATCAGCGTTTGTGCCGCCGCTTTTGCCGAAAGCGCAGCCAAATCCATGCCGCGCACGGTGAAGCCGGTATTGATACAGAAACGGGCGCTATCGCCCACCAGCAAATAGCCTGGGCCGGCCAGGCGTTCGGGGAGCCCGTTCAGGCCGCATTCAGGAATGAGATGGGCGCCGTATTCCACCAGCTCGGCGCGGCGTAAAAGCGGGCGCAGCGTTGGGTGCTGTTTGAAGTTTTCCAGCAGGTCAGGAAGCGCTGCGGAGGAAGCCCGGAGTGAAGATAGGGGGCAAACGATGCCGACAGAAAGCGTATCGTTATTGGTATAGAGAAAACCACCTGCGGGCTGCTCGCCGCAGACGCCACCGGTGAACAGCCAGGCCGCGCCTTCGTTACCTTCGAGGGCAAAACGGTTTTCCAGATCTTCTTTCGGCAGCGCAAGCACTTCCTTAACGCCGACCGCAACACCGTGCTCGGGCAACTTGTTCAATAGCTTATGCTGCTCTGCCAGCAGGGTATTGGCACCTTCGGCAATAACCACGGCTCTGGCGCTCAGCACTTCTCCGTCAATCACTACGCCGCTCACCACGCCGTTTTCGACATGCAGGCCATCGACCTGGGTAGACGCCAGGCACTGGGCTCCGGCTTGTTCAGCCTGCTGGAACAGCCACGGATCGAGACGTGCGCGAAGCACGCTGTATGAAGAAGCCGTGGGCTGTTGAAAGCTGAGCGTAGTGGCGCTGTCCGGCGTCAGAGCGGAGAGTTTTTCATGGGTAATACAGCGCTCAAGCGGGGCAGTACGAGAAAAGTCAGGAAAGAGATCGTCAAACGCGGCGGTGTAAAGCCTGCCGCCCGACAGGTTTTTGCCTCCGGGCTGGCTTGCCCGCTCAACAAGCAGAACATTTAGCCCGGCGCGCGCGCACTCTGCCGCGCAGCAGGAGCCTGCGATCCCTGCACCTACGACGATAATATCGAAATCTGTAGTGGCCATCCCGTGCACCTTTTAGTTGCGACGGAGTAGCTTACCAAAGCGGGAAGAAAATTAGCTTGATGAGGTGCGCAGACGGGAAAAGTCCGGCGTGATTTCCGGACTTTTTTCGTTCTTATTCACCGCGGTAAACGCAGCCGGCGGTGCAGGTTTCTTTGATCATCACCGCGCTCAAAAGCGGAACGACGGGCTTCATCTGATCCCAAATCCATTTCGCCAGCACTTCGCTGGTTGGGTTTTCAAGCCCTGGGATATCGTTCAGATAATAGTGATCGAGGCGATCGTAAGTCGGCTTAAACGCCGCCTTCAGCTCGGAAAAGTCCATGATCCAGCCGGTATAGGGATCTACCTCGCCGGTAATTTCCAGGCGCACCATAAAGGAGTGGCCATGCAGGCGACCGCATTTGTGGCCTTCCGGCACGTGCGGCAGGCGGTGAGCGGCTTCGAAGGTAAAATCTTTAAACAGGGTGGTGGACATCATTCAACTCTCTGGAATTCAAAAAACCGCCGCATGATAGCGGAATGGACTATTTTTCGCATTAACTAAACGGCCCGCGGCCCGGCTACATGCTGTAAGTAACGGTGAATGAGCGAAAATCTTTTATTCATCAGTTAGTTAGTTAATCACTTTTAACACTATGATTTACCTGAAAAAACGATTAGTCGTTTTAGTTATTTATTATTTCCATCCCTTCTTTAATTGTTGATAACCTGCTGGTTAACCTTGACTCATTACAGTCTGTAAGCCCTTTTTTGCACTTTGCTACTGGAAGCTAAATACGTATGACTTCTCAGGTTCCACCGAGCGCTTTGCTGCCGCTAACGCCGGACCAGCTGGCACGCCTTCAGGCGGCGACCACTGATTTTTCGACCACTCAGTTGGCCTGGCTGTCCGGCTACTTCTGGGGAATGATTAACCAGCAGCCTGGCGCTGTCGCGGCGGCTCCGGCCCCTGCGGCAGAAGTGCCGGTTATCACGCTAATTTCCGCTTCGCAGACCGGCAACGCGCGCCGCGTGAGCGAGCAGCTGCGTGACGACCTGCTGGCGGCGAAGCTGAACGTCAACCTGGTGAACGCGGGCGACTATAAATTCAAGCAAATTGCCCAGGAAAAGCTGCTGATTGTCGTCAGTTCCACGCAAGGGGAAGGGGAGCCGCCGGAAGAAGCCGTGGCCCTGCACAAATTCCTGTTTTCGAAGAAGGCACCAAAGCTTAACGGTACCGCGTTTGCGGTCTTTGGCCTCGGCGACAGCTCCTATGAATTCTTCTGCCAGTCCGGCAAAGACTTCGACAGCAAGCTGGCGGAATTAGGCGGTGAGCGCCTGCTGGATCGCGTCGATACCGACGTCGAGTACCAGCCTGCGGCCCAGGAATGGCGTGGCAAAATTGTCGAACTACTGAAGTCTCGCGTACCGGCGGAAACCCCGGCTCAGGCGACCGCGACCGCCACTGGCGTGAGCAACGAAATTTTCACCAGCCCTTACAGCAAAGAAGCACCGTTAACCGCCACGCTCGCGGTTAACCAGAAGATTACCGGCCGCGATTCCGATAAAGACGTGCGCCACATCGAAATCGATCTTGCCGATTCTGGCCTGCGCTATCGGCCGGGCGACGCGCTTGGCGTCTGGTATCAGAACGATCCGGCGCTGGTGAAAGAGCTGACGGATTTGCTGTGGCTGAAAGGCGATGAAAGCGTCACCGTTGACGGCAAAACGCTGCCGCTGAGCGAAGCCCTGCAGTGGCACTTCGAACTGACTGTGAACACCGGCAATATCGTTGAAAGCTACGCCCAGCTGACCCGCAACACGGCGCTGCTGGAGCTGGTGGGCGATAAAGCAAAATTACAGCATTACGCGCAGACCACGCCGATTGTGGATATGGCTCGCTACGCCCCGGCGGAGCTGACGGCGGAACAGCTGGTTAGCCTGCTGCGCCCGCTCACGCCGCGTCTTTACTCAATCGCCTCTTCGCAGGCGGAAGCTGAAACCGAAGTTCACATTACCGTGGGCGCGGTGCGCTATGACATCGAAGGCCGTGCCCGCAGCGGCGGGGCTTCCGGCTTCCTGGCCGATCGCCTTGAAGAAGACGGCGAAGTTCGCGTGTTCATTGAGCACAACGATAACTTCCGCTTACCGGCAAACCCGGAAACTCCGGTCATTATGATTGGCCCCGGCACCGGTATTGCCCCGTTCCGCGCCTTTATTCAGCAGCGCGATAACGACGGCGCTAGCGGCAAGAACTGGTTGTTCTTCGGCAACCCACACTTCACCGAAGATTTCCTGTATCAGGTGGAATGGCAGCGCTACGTCAAAGACGGCCTGCTGACGAACATCGATTTAGCCTGGTCCCGCGACCAGCAGCATAAAATATACGTACAAGACAAACTGCGCGAGAAAGGCGCGGAACTGTGGCGCTGGATTCAAGAAGGTGCCCACATTTACGTCTGCGGCGACGCCAATCGTATGGCGAAAGACGTTGAACAGGCGTTACTGGAAGTGGTGGCCGTCCACGGTGGCATGGATACCGAAGCGGCAGATGAATTTTTAAGTGAGCTGCGCGTTGAGCGCCGTTATCAGCGAGATGTCTACTAATGAGCGAAAAACACCCTGGCCCTCTGGTGGTCGAAGGCAAACTGGTCGACGCCGAACGGCTGAAGCGCGATAGCGATTTCCTGCGCGGCACCATTAAAGAAGATTTGCAGGATGGCCTGACCGGCGGTTTCAACGGCGACAACTTCCTGCTGATCCGCTTTCACGGCATGTATCAGCAGGATGACCGCGATATTCGCGCCGAACGCGCGGAGCAGAAGCTGGAGCCGCGCCACGCGATGATGCTCCGCTGCCGTCTGCCGGGAGGGATAATCACCACCCAACAGTGGCAGGCTATTGATAAATTTGCCGAAGATAAGACTATCTACGGCAGCATCCGCCTGACTAACCGCCAGACGTTCCAGTTCCACGGGATCCTGAAGAAGAACGTTAAACCCGCGCATGAAATGCTGCACGAGGTTGGCCTGGACGCGCTGGCGACCGCCAATGATGTGAATCGCAACGTGCTGTGTACGTCTAACCCGGTGGAGTCTGAGCTGCACCAGGAAGCCTATGAATGGGCGAAAAAGCTTTCAGAGCACCTGCTGCCGCGCACCCGCGCCTACGCCGAAATTTGGTGGGATAAAGAAAAAGTTGCCACCACGGATGAAGAGCCAATTCTGGGGCCGACCTATCTGCCGCGTAAGTTTAAAACCACGGTGGTGATCCCGCCGCAGAACGATGTAGATCTGCACGCCAATGACATGAACTTCATTGCGATTGCAGAAAACGGCAAGCTGGTTGGCTTTAATCTGCTGGTTGGCGGTGGCCTGTCCATTGAGCACGGCAATAAAAATACCTATGCCCGCACGGCGAGCGAATTCGGCTACATTCCGTTGGAGCATACTCTGGCCGTAGCGGAAGCGGTGGTGACGACCCAGCGCGACTGGGGGAACCGTACCGACCGTAAAAATGCCAAAACCAAATATACCCTTGAGCGCGTGGGCGTGGAGGTGTTTAAGGCGGAAGTTGAGCGCCGCGCCGGCATCAAGTTTGAGCCGACCCGCGCTTACGAATTCACCGGCCGTGGCGACCGTATCGGCTGGGTGAAGGGCATCGACGACAAATGGCACCTGACGCTGTTTATCGAAAACGGCCGTATCCTGGATTACCCGGATCGCCCGCTGAAAACAGGCCTGCTGGAGATAGCCCGGATCCATAAAGGTGATTTCCGCCTGACGGCAAACCAGAACCTGATCGTCGCCGGCGTGCCGGAAAGCGAAAAGGCTAAAATAGAGAAGCTGGCTACCGGGCACGGGCTGATGAACGCGGTCACGCCGCAGCGCGAGAACTCGATGGCCTGCGTGTCTTTCCCTACCTGCCCGCTGGCGATGGCGGAAGCCGAACGCTTCCTGCCTGAGTTTGTCACCAAAGTTGAGCAGGTGATGGATAAACACAAGGTGCCGGATGAGCACATTGTGATGCGCGTCACCGGCTGCCCGAACGGCTGTGGCCGTGCGATGCTGGCCGAAATCGGCCTCGTGGGGAAAGCGCCGGGGCGCTATAACCTGCACATTGGCGGCAACCGTATCGGGACGCGTATTCCGCGTATGTACCGTGAAAATATCACGGAGCCGGAAATCCTCAGCTCGATTGACGAGCTGGTGGGGCGCTGGGCGAATGAGCGTGAGGCCGATGAAGGCTTTGGCGATTTCACTGTGCGCGCCGGGATTATTCGCCCGGTGCTCGACCCTGCCAGGGACTTGTGGGACTAGTTTTTATCCCCTCACCCTAACCCTCTCCCCAAAGGGGAGAGGGGATTAACAGACAAAGAATACTGAATCTGGCTTTTCCCTCTCCCTATCAGAGAGAGCTGGGGAGAGGGAATCATTCGGTTTCCCCCCCTCCCTTCCAGGGAGAGTTGGGGAGAGGGAATCATTCGGTTTCCCCCCTCTCCCTTCCAGGGAGAGGGCCGGGGTGAGGGTCATTTATCACTAAGTGAGGCATGTATGTCCGTACTCGATCTTAACGCTCTGAACGCCCTTCCTAAGGTCGAACGCGTCATGGCGCTCGCCGAAGTGAACGCTCAGCTGGAAAAACTTAGCGCGCAGCAGCGTGTCACCTGGGCGCTGGAAAACCTGCCCGGTGAGTTTGTCCTCTCGTCCAGCTTCGGCATTCAGGCTGCCGTGTGCCTGCATCTGGTCACGCAGCAGCGCCCTGATATCCCGGTGATCCTGACCGATACAGGCTATCTGTTCCCGGAAACCTACCGGTTTATCGATGAGCTTACCGACAGGCTGAAGCTGAACCTGCAAGTGTTTCGTGCGACCGAAAGCCCGGCGTGGCAGGAAGCGCGCTACGGCAAGCTTTGGGAGCAGGGCGTGGAAGGTATTGAGCGCTACAACGACATCAACAAAGTTGAGCCGATGAACCGCGCCCTGAAAACGCTGGAGGCAAAAACCTGGTTTGCTGGTCTGCGTCGCGAACAGTCCGGTAGCCGTGCCAATTTGCCGGTGCTGGCGGTACAACGCGAAGTCTTTAAAATTTTGCCGA from Cedecea neteri encodes:
- a CDS encoding glycerol-3-phosphate responsive antiterminator, whose translation is MSLMSLLKQHPLIAAVKDNQSLQLALESDCQVISVLYGNICTITGIVQQIKKANKYALVHVDLLEGTSNKEIVINFLKLVTQADGVISTKAPMVKAARAQGFFAIHRLFIVDSISYHNIDKQIAQSNPDCIEILPGCMPKVMKWVTEKIDLPVIAGGLVCDAEDANNALNAGALAISTTNTGVWQLAKYLP
- a CDS encoding 4Fe-4S dicluster domain-containing protein, with product MNLHEKLAKNAWQPAEKPHIVPADSPDRESLALLVRACPAGLYRQKEDGSLQIDNTGCLECGTCRLLCDEQTLSRWRYPPAGCGIQLRFG
- a CDS encoding FAD-dependent oxidoreductase, producing MATTDFDIIVVGAGIAGSCCAAECARAGLNVLLVERASQPGGKNLSGGRLYTAAFDDLFPDFSRTAPLERCITHEKLSALTPDSATTLSFQQPTASSYSVLRARLDPWLFQQAEQAGAQCLASTQVDGLHVENGVVSGVVIDGEVLSARAVVIAEGANTLLAEQHKLLNKLPEHGVAVGVKEVLALPKEDLENRFALEGNEGAAWLFTGGVCGEQPAGGFLYTNNDTLSVGIVCPLSSLRASSAALPDLLENFKQHPTLRPLLRRAELVEYGAHLIPECGLNGLPERLAGPGYLLVGDSARFCINTGFTVRGMDLAALSAKAAAQTLIQALQENESVDLNQVYRQQLERTTLWGVLERYRKMPDFLQTPGLFQDYPHLLAELQRDIFDPQSSPPPRLGSLLWKHARRAGISRLVKDIFHGGRSL
- the queD gene encoding 6-carboxytetrahydropterin synthase QueD, with protein sequence MMSTTLFKDFTFEAAHRLPHVPEGHKCGRLHGHSFMVRLEITGEVDPYTGWIMDFSELKAAFKPTYDRLDHYYLNDIPGLENPTSEVLAKWIWDQMKPVVPLLSAVMIKETCTAGCVYRGE
- the cysJ gene encoding NADPH-dependent assimilatory sulfite reductase flavoprotein subunit, which gives rise to MTSQVPPSALLPLTPDQLARLQAATTDFSTTQLAWLSGYFWGMINQQPGAVAAAPAPAAEVPVITLISASQTGNARRVSEQLRDDLLAAKLNVNLVNAGDYKFKQIAQEKLLIVVSSTQGEGEPPEEAVALHKFLFSKKAPKLNGTAFAVFGLGDSSYEFFCQSGKDFDSKLAELGGERLLDRVDTDVEYQPAAQEWRGKIVELLKSRVPAETPAQATATATGVSNEIFTSPYSKEAPLTATLAVNQKITGRDSDKDVRHIEIDLADSGLRYRPGDALGVWYQNDPALVKELTDLLWLKGDESVTVDGKTLPLSEALQWHFELTVNTGNIVESYAQLTRNTALLELVGDKAKLQHYAQTTPIVDMARYAPAELTAEQLVSLLRPLTPRLYSIASSQAEAETEVHITVGAVRYDIEGRARSGGASGFLADRLEEDGEVRVFIEHNDNFRLPANPETPVIMIGPGTGIAPFRAFIQQRDNDGASGKNWLFFGNPHFTEDFLYQVEWQRYVKDGLLTNIDLAWSRDQQHKIYVQDKLREKGAELWRWIQEGAHIYVCGDANRMAKDVEQALLEVVAVHGGMDTEAADEFLSELRVERRYQRDVY
- the cysI gene encoding assimilatory sulfite reductase (NADPH) hemoprotein subunit, giving the protein MSEKHPGPLVVEGKLVDAERLKRDSDFLRGTIKEDLQDGLTGGFNGDNFLLIRFHGMYQQDDRDIRAERAEQKLEPRHAMMLRCRLPGGIITTQQWQAIDKFAEDKTIYGSIRLTNRQTFQFHGILKKNVKPAHEMLHEVGLDALATANDVNRNVLCTSNPVESELHQEAYEWAKKLSEHLLPRTRAYAEIWWDKEKVATTDEEPILGPTYLPRKFKTTVVIPPQNDVDLHANDMNFIAIAENGKLVGFNLLVGGGLSIEHGNKNTYARTASEFGYIPLEHTLAVAEAVVTTQRDWGNRTDRKNAKTKYTLERVGVEVFKAEVERRAGIKFEPTRAYEFTGRGDRIGWVKGIDDKWHLTLFIENGRILDYPDRPLKTGLLEIARIHKGDFRLTANQNLIVAGVPESEKAKIEKLATGHGLMNAVTPQRENSMACVSFPTCPLAMAEAERFLPEFVTKVEQVMDKHKVPDEHIVMRVTGCPNGCGRAMLAEIGLVGKAPGRYNLHIGGNRIGTRIPRMYRENITEPEILSSIDELVGRWANEREADEGFGDFTVRAGIIRPVLDPARDLWD
- the cysH gene encoding phosphoadenosine phosphosulfate reductase, with the translated sequence MSVLDLNALNALPKVERVMALAEVNAQLEKLSAQQRVTWALENLPGEFVLSSSFGIQAAVCLHLVTQQRPDIPVILTDTGYLFPETYRFIDELTDRLKLNLQVFRATESPAWQEARYGKLWEQGVEGIERYNDINKVEPMNRALKTLEAKTWFAGLRREQSGSRANLPVLAVQREVFKILPIIDWDNRTVYQYLTEHGLTYHPLWDQGYLSVGDTHTTRKWEPGMAEEETRFFGLKRECGLHE